Part of the Pyrobaculum calidifontis JCM 11548 genome, TGTGTGCACTTGCCTCCGGGGGCCGCGTTTAAGTCGACTGCTTTTTCAACTCCGAGGCGCTTTGCTACATGTCCCACAGCTATGGCGGGTAAGCTTTGACTGTATATTAGCCCCTCGGCGTATTCTGGCAAGTCTCTTATCTTTGGCGCCTTGTAGAGAGACTTCTCTACTTTTATGAAAAGCCCCCTCCGCGTCTTTAAAACCTCGTCGCTGTTTGCAACAGCAACACCAAACGCAACTACTACGCCGTTGTCCGCCACCACGTTGACCTCGTCTCCCACCTCTACTCGCTCTGTCTTTATAACTCCGGGGGCGTAGACGTCTGCGCCCACCATTACGCTCTCCGCCGCCTTTTTATCTACCACAACTATCTTCCTCGCCGTTGGCACTCGAAAGGGGCCTTGTACAGGTAGCCAAATGGCCTCTTCTATGTGCTCGTCCCTATACGCCGGCACCCCTCTTGCATTTAACCGCCTAACTAGCTCATTGGCAGATATGCGTGACGTGTTTACTCTTACGTAGTAGCGCGGCGGAGGCGTTGTTATTGCTTTAAAGAGTGCATCTATTTCGCCGTCTGTCAAAAATTCCAGAAAATGTTTATATAAATCATAGTCGATTTCTATTCCATAAAAATTCATTAACTTAATAATTTTAGTATTATCTCCTTGGCCCTTTCGGGGTCTTTTTTTGCAATTTGCCACAGTTCGTCGTCTATCCTTAAAATGTAGCGGTAGGTCTTGCTACGCTTTGAGCTCGGCTCTGTTTTGAGAAACTTATACATTGAGAGTTTGCGGAGTAGTCTAGCTGCTTTGAGGATGGCGCTGTGGTTTGAGCCAAAGCCTGCCATCTTTGCGAGCGAGGTTGCTTTAATGCTTACTACTTTGCCCCTTGCATTTAGTAAGAGCACTATTAGAGCTTCTACAAGCCTTCTTTCAATATTTTCAAACTTCATTGGGCGCTATTTTTCACATATTTTTAAGATTTTCTCGCTACATGTATAGAAATTAGCCAATTTTGACTTTTTAAATA contains:
- a CDS encoding RsmB/NOP family class I SAM-dependent RNA methyltransferase — its product is MNFYGIEIDYDLYKHFLEFLTDGEIDALFKAITTPPPRYYVRVNTSRISANELVRRLNARGVPAYRDEHIEEAIWLPVQGPFRVPTARKIVVVDKKAAESVMVGADVYAPGVIKTERVEVGDEVNVVADNGVVVAFGVAVANSDEVLKTRRGLFIKVEKSLYKAPKIRDLPEYAEGLIYSQSLPAIAVGHVAKRLGVEKAVDLNAAPGGKCTHLAQLGMRVFAVDRSWSKISRLREELKRLGLEAQVDVLLHDSRYLDRDFPRLRAGLALVDPPCTDIGVRPKIYHRVTYKAAKTLAQYQLQFLKTALKIADYVIYSTCTLTYVENEEVVLKSRAQTLHLDLPIGAPGWGCETCRRFLPHIHNTPGFFLALLSKG